One stretch of Dethiosulfovibrio peptidovorans DNA includes these proteins:
- a CDS encoding DNA-binding protein: MRRGTNVWKSVLLLCVLGVSATCAFSGEQKDLRVGLRGDAKTLDPLQAVDTISFAVIKQINEPLVTVDGHTKKLVPVLAERWEILDPQTYKFYLKKGVKFHNGEELTAEDVVFSLKRAMSKDSVYAGSKAKYMDPDGFEIIDPYTFIVKTRGPVGGWLESMKHPYASIYSKKAVETSGAEYFRNPVGTGPFSFKKWVKGEKVELKTFEGYHGKKPAFENLTVVVLPDDSSRIIALETDKVDLVYSVPPSDYDRLNESSQVQVVKAQGLRLIYLGMNTQKKPLDNPKVRLAIDYAINKEAFNQVVYQGNSEQPSGPVVPLSTFTPAESCVYPYDPKKAKALLMEAGYGDGMELDLWISNFQDRVNGATVLQSMLAQVGIKVNIKVFESGVFDEKMKSSEQDLIISAWGMQTNRDAGQFWLSLFHSESIGSTNWTLLKDTVVDEEIDRANATVDPVEREKILQKIWLRLDELHPVVALAVPEELYGVRKDVKGVDRFCDGCLNDFSIVTFVQ, encoded by the coding sequence ATGAGAAGAGGTACGAACGTATGGAAGAGCGTGTTGTTGTTGTGTGTGCTTGGGGTATCGGCGACCTGTGCTTTCAGCGGAGAGCAGAAGGATTTGCGGGTGGGACTCCGAGGCGATGCCAAGACCCTGGATCCTTTACAGGCTGTTGACACTATTTCCTTCGCCGTCATCAAACAGATCAACGAGCCCCTGGTCACAGTCGATGGTCACACGAAAAAGCTCGTTCCCGTCCTGGCCGAGCGCTGGGAAATTCTAGACCCTCAGACGTACAAATTCTACCTGAAAAAAGGGGTTAAGTTCCACAACGGAGAGGAACTAACAGCTGAGGACGTGGTCTTTTCGTTGAAGCGGGCCATGTCCAAGGATTCAGTCTATGCTGGGTCGAAAGCGAAGTACATGGACCCCGATGGATTCGAGATCATCGATCCTTATACCTTCATCGTAAAGACCAGGGGGCCCGTGGGCGGATGGCTTGAGTCCATGAAACACCCCTATGCCAGCATCTACAGCAAAAAGGCTGTGGAGACAAGCGGAGCGGAATACTTCAGGAATCCCGTGGGGACCGGCCCCTTCTCCTTCAAGAAATGGGTGAAGGGCGAGAAGGTTGAGCTCAAGACCTTTGAAGGTTACCACGGGAAAAAACCTGCCTTCGAAAACCTCACGGTGGTTGTCCTGCCTGACGATAGCAGCCGGATCATCGCCCTGGAAACCGACAAGGTTGATCTGGTCTACTCGGTACCTCCCAGCGACTACGATCGGCTGAACGAGTCGTCCCAGGTTCAGGTGGTAAAAGCCCAGGGCCTGCGTCTGATATATCTTGGCATGAATACCCAGAAAAAACCTTTGGATAACCCAAAGGTTCGTCTGGCCATCGACTATGCCATCAACAAGGAAGCCTTCAATCAAGTGGTCTATCAGGGCAATTCTGAACAGCCTTCTGGACCCGTCGTTCCCCTCAGCACGTTCACACCGGCCGAATCCTGTGTCTACCCTTACGATCCCAAAAAAGCTAAAGCCCTCCTTATGGAGGCGGGATACGGTGACGGCATGGAGCTGGATCTGTGGATCAGTAACTTCCAGGATCGAGTGAACGGGGCCACGGTCCTTCAGTCCATGCTGGCTCAGGTGGGGATTAAAGTGAATATCAAGGTCTTCGAGTCCGGTGTTTTCGATGAGAAGATGAAGAGCAGCGAACAGGATCTCATCATCAGCGCCTGGGGTATGCAGACGAACCGCGACGCCGGACAGTTCTGGCTCTCCCTGTTTCATTCGGAAAGCATAGGGTCCACCAACTGGACGCTCCTGAAGGACACCGTCGTGGACGAAGAGATCGACAGGGCGAACGCTACGGTAGACCCTGTCGAACGGGAAAAAATTCTGCAGAAAATCTGGCTCCGTCTGGATGAACTTCATCCAGTGGTGGCTTTGGCAGTTCCTGAGGAACTCTACGGGGTTCGAAAGGACGTGAAAGGCGTCGATCGCTTCTGCGACGGTTGTTTGA
- a CDS encoding C4-dicarboxylate ABC transporter, producing MTMDALALLMGSFFLMIVIRVPIAFALTVSSIGTLAYLDLPLCSALNQMYSGINSFPLLAVPFFMLLGRLMNDGGITDRLMKVSDAWVGHIRGGLGHVNVMVSMLFAGLSGSAAADTAGIGSMIIPTMVRSGFDKPFSVAITAASSTLGVIIPPSIMMVVYGALGQVSIGALFLAGVVPGVMIGLAQMGYCYYRAVRYDYPRCKRVPMLQRLKVTFFALPPLCLPMIILGGITMGIFTATEAAAIAVGVGLILVLAVYRHIGFRDLPEVFSDAAVGFALPMFLVSGASVMGWIIAYLDTPQLISDYILSITHSYYGIYAMIVLFLLIMGTFLSPLSTVIIFMPILQGLGSAANLDPIHLGIIVNLTLSLGMITPPYGICLLIGAQLGNISAPRAFVALIPMLLLALGIILLGIVFPDLFLFLPKLIMPEAFA from the coding sequence ATAACCATGGATGCTCTGGCCCTTCTCATGGGGAGTTTCTTCCTGATGATCGTCATCCGGGTCCCCATCGCCTTTGCCCTGACGGTCTCATCTATCGGTACCCTGGCATATCTCGACCTGCCCCTGTGCTCAGCTCTCAACCAGATGTACTCGGGGATCAACTCGTTTCCCTTGCTGGCCGTCCCTTTCTTCATGCTTCTCGGACGCCTCATGAACGACGGCGGGATCACCGATCGTCTTATGAAGGTATCGGACGCATGGGTAGGCCATATTCGCGGAGGTCTCGGCCACGTAAACGTCATGGTCAGCATGCTTTTTGCAGGTCTCTCTGGGTCAGCAGCCGCTGATACCGCCGGCATCGGCTCGATGATCATCCCAACCATGGTCCGGTCGGGATTCGACAAACCCTTTTCCGTTGCGATCACGGCAGCATCCTCGACATTGGGTGTGATCATTCCGCCAAGCATCATGATGGTGGTCTACGGAGCCTTAGGACAGGTATCCATCGGTGCCCTTTTCCTGGCCGGAGTCGTCCCCGGAGTGATGATCGGCCTTGCACAGATGGGCTACTGCTACTACAGAGCGGTCAGGTACGACTATCCTCGCTGCAAACGGGTTCCCATGCTTCAGCGCCTGAAGGTGACGTTTTTCGCCCTGCCACCTCTGTGTCTTCCCATGATCATCCTCGGAGGCATCACCATGGGCATTTTCACAGCCACCGAAGCAGCGGCCATCGCCGTGGGGGTCGGCCTGATTCTGGTGTTGGCTGTATACAGACACATCGGCTTTCGGGATCTGCCCGAGGTCTTTTCAGACGCCGCAGTCGGTTTTGCCCTGCCCATGTTTCTGGTCTCGGGCGCAAGTGTCATGGGGTGGATCATCGCCTATCTGGATACACCTCAGCTTATATCGGATTATATTTTGTCCATCACCCACTCGTACTATGGCATATACGCCATGATCGTGCTTTTTCTGCTGATCATGGGGACGTTTCTCAGCCCTCTGTCCACCGTGATCATCTTCATGCCCATCCTTCAGGGCTTGGGCAGCGCAGCCAATCTGGATCCGATCCATCTGGGGATTATCGTAAACCTGACTTTATCTCTCGGGATGATCACCCCACCGTATGGGATCTGTCTCCTGATAGGCGCTCAGCTCGGCAATATCTCCGCCCCTCGGGCTTTCGTAGCTCTGATACCCATGCTTCTTCTCGCCCTGGGCATCATCCTCCTGGGCATCGTTTTCCCCGATCTGTTTCTGTTCTTGCCGAAACTGATCATGCCGGAAGCCTTCGCATGA
- a CDS encoding uroporphyrinogen decarboxylase: MERVRRALAFQETDRIPYSLWMHYPNRDRHPRRLAELACADQKKYDLDFVKFMPYGMYSTVDFGMDLDVFSGFVDPPVGHKPLIETAKDWDKIRPVSGTEGEFAIVLEAQRIFFGLTDQRIPFLQTVFSPLTTALKMCGGPALLKGHLDENPEKVCRALEIITKTTRDFAQAAVSLGADGLFFASQMSSYSLLTVAEHERYVKTYDMEILNAVAAHTWFNVLHLHGSNVMIKEVQEYPVHALSWHDRDDGPSMDEVRSFSEKAFVGGLSWGENWLGKTDAEVEAEVREVAARHEGKGILLGPGCVISPSTPPERLDLVRRVVCSL, encoded by the coding sequence ATGGAGCGCGTCCGAAGGGCCCTTGCCTTTCAGGAGACGGATCGAATCCCGTACAGCCTGTGGATGCACTACCCGAATCGGGATCGCCACCCTCGACGTCTCGCAGAGCTGGCTTGTGCCGACCAGAAAAAATATGACCTGGACTTCGTCAAGTTCATGCCCTACGGCATGTACTCCACCGTCGATTTCGGCATGGACCTCGACGTGTTCTCCGGGTTCGTGGATCCTCCGGTCGGCCACAAACCTCTCATCGAGACTGCGAAGGACTGGGACAAGATTCGTCCCGTCTCCGGGACTGAAGGGGAGTTTGCTATCGTTCTTGAGGCTCAAAGGATCTTTTTCGGTCTTACAGATCAAAGAATTCCCTTTCTCCAGACGGTCTTTAGTCCCCTCACAACAGCGCTCAAGATGTGCGGGGGACCCGCTCTCCTCAAGGGGCATCTGGACGAAAACCCCGAGAAGGTCTGTCGTGCCTTGGAGATCATCACCAAGACGACCAGGGACTTTGCTCAAGCTGCGGTATCCCTGGGGGCTGACGGGCTGTTCTTCGCCAGTCAGATGTCGAGCTATAGCCTGTTAACCGTTGCGGAACACGAACGATACGTCAAAACATACGATATGGAGATCCTGAACGCCGTGGCCGCCCATACCTGGTTCAACGTACTCCACCTTCACGGCTCCAACGTCATGATCAAGGAAGTTCAGGAATATCCCGTTCACGCTCTGAGCTGGCATGATCGGGACGACGGTCCCTCCATGGACGAGGTTCGATCCTTCAGCGAAAAGGCCTTCGTTGGCGGTCTCAGTTGGGGAGAAAACTGGCTTGGAAAAACCGACGCCGAGGTCGAGGCGGAGGTTCGGGAGGTTGCCGCTCGCCACGAGGGCAAGGGAATTCTACTGGGTCCGGGCTGTGTCATTTCTCCGTCGACTCCACCAGAGCGACTGGATTTGGTCCGACGGGTCGTCTGTTCCCTGTAA
- a CDS encoding NAD/NADP octopine/nopaline dehydrogenase, which yields MTAITIVGGGNGAFAVAADLSLSGHQVTILEHRDWGSSVETVSRTKCIDLQSLESSGRPSGAASLELVTTDPERGLQDSEVVLVVVPAYGQKAMASLCAPFLRRDQTVCLMPGNAYGSVEFLRTIRQKGNHAVQAVAELECLIYTATRGDDWVRIRGFKRGLGAAVFPSAMTDETLRPIRELYPTLTVRDNILATGVSNPNVFLHTPLTLLNLANVERGLDMHSYHGAFTRGVASLVEALDGERMELASLPDVVGSLTPVGEMIRAWYAEQGASGDSLYDIMTTNPLYKNSKLPRTTGHRYIVEDVPYGLCPLEELLETCGLAHPVCTGMTSVMDYATGLDLRGQARTLASMGLSFSLPDLLRYVRHGEE from the coding sequence ATGACCGCTATCACGATTGTAGGAGGTGGAAACGGCGCATTTGCTGTCGCTGCTGACCTCTCTCTGTCTGGGCACCAAGTCACGATTTTAGAGCACAGGGATTGGGGCTCCAGCGTGGAGACGGTGAGCCGGACGAAGTGTATCGACCTGCAAAGTCTGGAGTCCAGTGGCCGTCCATCAGGGGCGGCGTCTCTTGAGCTCGTCACTACCGATCCAGAACGAGGGCTTCAGGACAGTGAGGTCGTGTTGGTCGTGGTCCCTGCCTACGGGCAAAAGGCTATGGCATCGTTGTGTGCTCCCTTTCTGAGGAGGGATCAGACAGTCTGTCTCATGCCCGGCAACGCATATGGTTCCGTGGAGTTCCTTCGGACCATTCGACAGAAGGGTAATCACGCGGTACAGGCCGTGGCTGAGTTGGAATGCCTGATTTACACCGCGACGAGGGGCGACGACTGGGTACGTATCCGAGGGTTTAAACGGGGTCTCGGAGCGGCGGTCTTTCCCTCCGCTATGACTGACGAGACGCTTCGCCCTATCCGAGAGCTCTATCCAACCTTGACGGTACGCGATAATATCCTGGCCACGGGAGTATCCAACCCCAACGTTTTTCTCCACACGCCCTTGACTCTTCTCAACCTGGCGAACGTGGAACGAGGTCTGGATATGCACTCGTATCACGGGGCCTTCACTCGTGGGGTAGCGTCCTTGGTGGAGGCCTTGGATGGCGAGCGTATGGAGCTGGCATCACTGCCCGACGTCGTCGGTTCTCTCACGCCGGTGGGTGAGATGATCCGCGCCTGGTACGCTGAACAGGGTGCCAGCGGGGACTCTCTGTACGACATCATGACCACGAATCCCCTGTATAAAAACAGCAAACTTCCGAGGACGACGGGACATCGATACATCGTGGAGGACGTGCCCTATGGCCTCTGTCCTCTGGAGGAGCTTCTGGAAACGTGCGGGCTTGCTCACCCGGTCTGTACGGGCATGACCTCCGTTATGGACTATGCCACGGGGCTCGATCTCCGAGGGCAGGCGAGGACCTTGGCGTCTATGGGCCTCTCCTTCTCTCTTCCCGATCTTCTTCGGTATGTCCGGCACGGGGAGGAATGA
- a CDS encoding C4-dicarboxylate ABC transporter permease — translation MTAIAPANLLLCFLGTITGIVVGALPGFTSTMGIALFIPFTYSLSPAGGMIFLISIYCGSTYGGSISAILINTPGTPAAVITTLDGYEMTKKGEGGRALAMSAFASLIGGLFSALALLLLAPPLSRIVLLFGPVEIFYLALFGLSIIVGFSKGSLIKGMISGVVGLLLATVGVDTISGVYRYTFDNVSLFEGIPIIPLVIGLFSMCQVLVLGAQKRKTIVQDIATFSDSALPRLADIKANWFNFIRSSFLGTLVGIIPAAGMSIACAISYNEAKRASKHPERFGQGTIEGVIASESANNGVTGGSLVPLLTLGIPGNTVSAIFLGGLLIHGLKPGLQLFTKHADVSYALLCGLFIANVMMFVVGICAAKHVARITKVSTDLLAPVIMVLCVVGSYAIRNNSFDMGVMILFGVVGYLMKRWDFSTPSMILGVILGPMAEGEFRRALMLSRGEWSFFCQSPLSIFLLGLIIVTLVGPTLRRGRRSTS, via the coding sequence TTGACCGCCATCGCTCCTGCGAATTTGCTGTTATGTTTTCTTGGAACGATTACGGGGATCGTGGTTGGAGCCCTGCCAGGTTTCACCTCAACCATGGGCATTGCCCTCTTTATCCCATTTACCTACTCTCTATCGCCGGCGGGAGGGATGATTTTTCTTATCAGCATCTATTGTGGGTCCACGTATGGGGGCTCGATATCGGCGATACTGATCAACACGCCGGGAACTCCAGCAGCGGTGATCACGACGCTGGATGGGTATGAGATGACAAAAAAGGGGGAAGGTGGCCGAGCCCTGGCGATGAGTGCCTTTGCCTCCTTGATCGGAGGTCTCTTCAGTGCCCTGGCCCTGTTGCTTCTGGCGCCGCCCCTGTCGCGGATCGTCCTCCTGTTCGGCCCGGTGGAGATTTTCTACCTAGCTCTCTTCGGTCTCTCTATCATCGTGGGGTTCTCAAAGGGGTCCTTAATCAAAGGGATGATCTCTGGCGTCGTGGGGCTCCTTCTGGCGACCGTGGGGGTGGATACGATCTCAGGGGTCTACCGGTATACCTTTGACAACGTCTCCCTCTTCGAGGGCATTCCGATCATTCCCTTGGTCATTGGCCTCTTCTCAATGTGCCAGGTTCTGGTCTTGGGTGCTCAAAAACGAAAGACCATCGTTCAGGATATCGCGACTTTTTCGGACAGTGCTCTGCCTCGGTTGGCCGATATCAAGGCCAATTGGTTTAACTTCATCCGTTCGTCTTTTCTCGGGACCTTGGTGGGAATTATCCCTGCTGCTGGTATGAGCATCGCCTGTGCGATCTCGTACAACGAGGCGAAGAGAGCTTCAAAACATCCAGAGCGTTTTGGTCAGGGCACTATCGAGGGCGTCATAGCATCCGAGTCGGCCAATAACGGCGTGACAGGCGGCTCTCTTGTCCCCCTGCTTACGTTGGGTATCCCGGGGAATACCGTCTCGGCGATCTTTCTGGGAGGGCTCCTCATTCACGGCCTCAAGCCGGGGCTTCAGCTCTTTACGAAACATGCCGACGTCTCCTACGCCCTTCTGTGTGGGCTTTTCATCGCCAACGTCATGATGTTCGTGGTGGGTATCTGTGCGGCCAAGCACGTGGCCCGTATTACAAAGGTCTCCACTGACCTCCTGGCGCCGGTCATCATGGTCCTCTGTGTGGTGGGGAGTTATGCTATCAGAAATAACTCCTTCGACATGGGAGTCATGATCCTTTTCGGCGTTGTCGGCTACTTGATGAAGCGCTGGGATTTTTCAACCCCGTCGATGATCCTCGGAGTTATCCTTGGTCCCATGGCAGAGGGGGAGTTCCGTCGAGCTCTGATGCTCTCGAGAGGGGAATGGTCATTTTTTTGCCAGAGTCCGCTTTCCATCTTTCTTCTGGGGCTCATCATAGTGACCCTAGTTGGACCGACACTCCGTAGAGGAAGGAGGAGTACATCATGA
- a CDS encoding tripartite tricarboxylate transporter TctB has translation MSNFFDAYLPIIVLYALGAYFLLDTKDFTEDALRYPQYLAYILLVLSTFLLGATVLKKIRAGRSSDSPSPRRFVIVLCSALLYVPSVWFFGFLIASMVFCPVTALILGYPHKRRAFLVSGVIVTAVYLGFRFLLKVPLPTLTIAGMSL, from the coding sequence ATGTCCAATTTTTTCGATGCGTACCTTCCCATTATTGTTCTATACGCCCTTGGGGCGTATTTTCTTCTGGACACGAAAGATTTTACCGAGGACGCTTTGCGGTATCCTCAGTACCTGGCCTACATCCTTTTGGTGTTGAGCACCTTTCTCCTCGGAGCCACGGTTCTGAAGAAGATCAGAGCAGGGAGGAGCTCAGATAGTCCTTCGCCTCGTCGATTTGTCATCGTGCTCTGCTCTGCGTTGCTCTACGTGCCCTCGGTGTGGTTTTTTGGATTCTTGATTGCCTCCATGGTGTTTTGTCCGGTAACAGCCTTGATTTTGGGTTATCCTCATAAGAGAAGGGCCTTCCTCGTTTCAGGGGTTATAGTGACTGCTGTGTATCTGGGTTTCCGTTTCTTGCTCAAGGTGCCTCTGCCAACCCTGACCATAGCGGGTATGAGTTTGTAA
- a CDS encoding recombinase RecA codes for MSAAPLWAQYPEKPVEVIVAFQPGGGTDIAARTVFKFAEKYFGQSFAIINKPGASGEIGWTAIANAKPDGYTIGFINPPAFLMIPIQRKGCKYALEDFDLIGNIVMDPGVIGVRPDSPFKSLKDLMTAAKKKTNAVSIAYTGPGTSEAMLLSRLEQQDSVTLNKVPFDGSAPGMVALMGGHVDAVAMNVSETYTYLQDGNLRLLGIGSPERDTTVPDVPTYKEQGYDFLQIALRGVAAPKGFPKDALKAIESAIEKALADPEFKAKAEQLQMPVHYMNAEKYTTFLQDIDKDLSKQWKSNPW; via the coding sequence ATGAGCGCTGCTCCTCTCTGGGCTCAGTATCCAGAGAAGCCTGTTGAGGTTATTGTCGCTTTCCAGCCCGGTGGGGGAACCGACATCGCTGCCCGGACGGTCTTCAAGTTCGCCGAAAAGTATTTCGGCCAGAGCTTTGCCATCATCAACAAGCCTGGGGCTTCCGGCGAGATCGGATGGACCGCCATCGCCAATGCAAAGCCGGACGGATATACCATAGGCTTCATTAATCCTCCTGCCTTTCTCATGATCCCCATCCAGCGCAAAGGCTGTAAGTATGCATTGGAAGATTTCGACCTGATCGGCAATATTGTCATGGACCCGGGGGTTATCGGTGTCAGGCCGGATAGTCCGTTCAAGTCCCTCAAAGACCTTATGACTGCAGCAAAGAAGAAGACCAATGCGGTATCCATCGCGTACACTGGTCCTGGAACCTCCGAGGCCATGCTCCTGAGTCGACTGGAACAGCAGGACAGTGTGACCCTCAATAAGGTTCCCTTTGACGGCTCTGCCCCAGGTATGGTGGCCCTTATGGGAGGACATGTGGATGCCGTGGCGATGAATGTCTCGGAGACGTATACCTACCTTCAGGACGGCAACCTTCGGCTTCTTGGCATCGGTTCTCCAGAGCGGGATACCACCGTTCCCGATGTGCCAACCTACAAAGAGCAGGGATATGACTTTCTCCAGATCGCTCTCAGGGGCGTGGCCGCACCCAAGGGTTTCCCCAAGGATGCTCTCAAAGCAATCGAATCGGCCATCGAGAAAGCCCTCGCTGACCCGGAGTTCAAAGCCAAGGCCGAACAACTTCAGATGCCCGTTCACTACATGAACGCCGAGAAGTACACCACATTCCTTCAGGATATCGATAAGGATCTCTCGAAGCAGTGGAAGAGCAATCCTTGGTAA